A region from the Paraurantiacibacter namhicola genome encodes:
- the cobB gene encoding Sir2 family NAD+-dependent deacetylase, whose protein sequence is MTKPENIVILTGAGISAESGLRTFRADDGLWEDHRVEDVATPEAFARDPQLVQRFYDARRAQILAAEPNAAHRALAKLDAHFDGGLLIVTQNIDDLHERAGAERVLHMHGEGLSAWCTACDACHRWEGDLTAATACPACGHAGAMRPDIVWFGEMPYEMDRIFAALSAADLFVSIGTSGAVYPAAGFVQQARQHGAHTLELNLEHSQGSHLFDQTHLGSASDLVPRWVERLLDM, encoded by the coding sequence GTGACCAAACCGGAAAACATCGTGATCCTGACAGGCGCGGGCATCAGCGCGGAAAGCGGGCTGAGAACCTTCCGCGCGGACGACGGCCTGTGGGAAGATCACCGCGTGGAGGATGTCGCCACGCCGGAGGCCTTCGCGCGCGATCCGCAGCTGGTGCAGCGCTTCTATGACGCGCGGCGCGCGCAGATCCTGGCGGCTGAGCCGAACGCGGCGCACCGCGCGCTGGCGAAGCTGGATGCCCACTTCGACGGCGGCCTCCTGATCGTCACCCAGAATATCGATGATCTGCACGAGCGCGCCGGGGCGGAGCGGGTGCTCCATATGCATGGCGAGGGCCTGTCCGCATGGTGCACCGCCTGCGATGCGTGCCATCGCTGGGAGGGCGATCTCACCGCCGCTACGGCCTGCCCCGCCTGCGGCCACGCCGGCGCCATGCGCCCGGACATCGTCTGGTTCGGCGAGATGCCGTATGAGATGGACCGGATCTTCGCCGCGCTATCGGCAGCCGACCTGTTCGTCTCCATCGGCACGAGCGGCGCGGTCTATCCCGCCGCCGGTTTCGTCCAGCAAGCCCGCCAGCACGGCGCGCACACGCTGGAACTGAACCTGGAGCACAGCCAGGGCAGCCATTTGTTCGACCAGACACATCTGGGCTCGGCGAGCGACTTGGTCCCGCGGTGGGTAGAACGGCTATTGGATATGTAG
- the dapE gene encoding succinyl-diaminopimelate desuccinylase has product MSALENAKALIACESVTPARGPVFDAMEAMLSPLGFAVHRFTRGEGAEGSEEEPVENLLAVREGPAGSKHFAFAGHLDVVPPGEGWSTDAFGPEVKGELLYGRGAVDMKGSIACMAAAVADVPQDAGTLSFLITGDEEGPALHGTRALIDAMRQRGVQPDLCLVGEPTSVNRLGDMMKIGRRGSVNIWLEVDGTQGHVAYPHLADNPMPKMVAILAELDALVLDEGTDWFQASNLEITEFDVANRAHNVIPGKATARISIRFNDLHTGTSLAERVTAIAEKHGGTARPVISGESFLTPPGAFSDMVAAAVEAETGVTPEASTSGGTSDARFLKDVCPVIEFGLVNATMHKTDEAVAVADLDTLTRIYRRIALAAIGHEG; this is encoded by the coding sequence GTGAGCGCGCTGGAGAATGCCAAGGCGCTGATCGCCTGCGAAAGCGTAACGCCCGCGCGTGGGCCCGTGTTCGATGCGATGGAGGCCATGCTCAGCCCGCTGGGCTTCGCCGTCCACCGCTTCACGCGGGGCGAGGGGGCGGAAGGCAGCGAGGAAGAGCCGGTCGAGAACCTGCTCGCCGTGCGCGAAGGGCCTGCCGGATCGAAGCACTTCGCCTTTGCTGGTCACCTCGATGTGGTGCCGCCGGGGGAAGGCTGGTCGACCGACGCTTTCGGGCCGGAGGTGAAGGGCGAACTGCTCTATGGCCGCGGTGCAGTCGACATGAAGGGCTCCATCGCCTGCATGGCCGCTGCCGTGGCCGACGTACCGCAGGATGCGGGCACGCTCAGCTTCCTGATCACGGGCGACGAGGAAGGCCCGGCGCTGCACGGCACGCGCGCGCTGATCGATGCGATGCGGCAGCGCGGCGTGCAGCCGGACCTGTGCCTTGTGGGCGAACCCACCAGCGTGAACCGCCTTGGCGACATGATGAAGATCGGCCGCCGCGGTTCGGTCAACATCTGGCTGGAAGTCGACGGCACGCAGGGCCACGTCGCCTATCCGCACCTGGCCGACAACCCGATGCCCAAGATGGTCGCCATCCTGGCCGAGCTGGACGCGCTGGTGCTGGATGAGGGGACCGACTGGTTCCAGGCCAGCAACCTAGAAATCACCGAATTCGACGTCGCCAACCGGGCGCATAACGTCATCCCCGGCAAGGCCACGGCCCGCATCTCCATCCGCTTCAACGATCTGCACACCGGCACCTCGCTGGCAGAGCGCGTGACGGCGATTGCCGAGAAGCACGGCGGCACGGCCCGTCCCGTGATCAGCGGCGAGAGCTTCCTGACCCCGCCCGGCGCATTCAGCGACATGGTCGCCGCAGCGGTCGAGGCGGAGACGGGCGTGACGCCCGAGGCCAGCACCAGCGGCGGCACGTCGGACGCGCGCTTCCTGAAGGATGTGTGCCCGGTGATCGAGTTCGGCCTGGTCAACGCCACCATGCACAAGACGGACGAGGCGGTTGCGGTCGCCGACCTCGACACGCTCACCCGCATCTACCGCCGCATCGCGCTGGCGGCAATCGGACACGAAGGATAG
- a CDS encoding dicarboxylate/amino acid:cation symporter: MKTWFAIPLWQRVIGALVLGIVVGLVWGPGAESIKIIGDVFIAFIKMLVVPLIFFSLVSGVAAIGDLRKLGSVGWRALLLFIVTGQVAVWLGLALGTFLEPGVGLDTSVIERGAVPDPDSMDWRATLLNAIPTSPVQVMADVNVLPLIVFSLLIGIGILMAKEDGAPAQRIFDSGAIVMQKVTILVMELTPFGVFALMAWVAGTVGVPALVALAKLVGLNYLGCLLIIGVMYVGIIKGLARLPVTDFFRGIVDAIAVAYSTASSNATLPVTMRCVERNLGVSRPVTSFTTSLGATINMDGTAMYLGLATLFGAQIFGVNLDTADYFTIALLATVGSIGAAGIPGAGLIMMAAIFTAVGVPLETIAFIAGVDRIMDMMRTATNVTGDATVAVTVGVMTDEIDKAEMVSADDV, from the coding sequence ATGAAGACTTGGTTCGCCATCCCCCTCTGGCAGCGTGTCATCGGCGCGCTGGTGCTCGGCATCGTGGTGGGCCTCGTATGGGGGCCGGGTGCGGAAAGCATCAAGATCATCGGCGATGTCTTCATCGCTTTCATCAAGATGCTGGTCGTCCCGCTGATCTTCTTCAGCCTTGTCAGCGGCGTGGCCGCCATCGGCGATCTCAGGAAGCTGGGAAGCGTGGGCTGGCGGGCGCTGCTGCTGTTCATCGTAACTGGGCAAGTCGCCGTGTGGCTGGGCCTGGCGCTCGGCACCTTCCTGGAGCCGGGCGTGGGCCTGGATACCAGCGTGATCGAACGCGGCGCCGTGCCCGATCCGGATTCCATGGACTGGCGCGCCACGCTGCTGAACGCCATCCCCACCAGCCCGGTGCAGGTGATGGCTGACGTCAACGTGCTGCCGCTGATCGTATTCAGCCTGCTGATCGGCATCGGCATCCTGATGGCCAAGGAAGACGGCGCACCGGCCCAGCGCATCTTCGATAGCGGCGCTATCGTGATGCAGAAGGTGACCATCCTGGTGATGGAGCTGACCCCCTTCGGCGTGTTTGCGCTGATGGCGTGGGTGGCCGGCACGGTCGGCGTCCCGGCGCTTGTGGCGCTCGCCAAGCTGGTGGGGCTCAATTACCTCGGCTGCCTGCTGATCATCGGCGTCATGTATGTCGGCATCATCAAGGGGCTGGCGCGCCTGCCGGTCACGGACTTCTTCCGCGGCATCGTGGACGCCATCGCGGTCGCTTACTCCACCGCAAGCTCCAACGCGACGCTGCCGGTGACCATGCGCTGCGTGGAGCGCAACCTTGGCGTCAGCCGCCCGGTCACCAGCTTCACCACTTCGCTGGGTGCCACGATCAACATGGACGGGACAGCCATGTACCTGGGCCTCGCCACACTGTTCGGCGCGCAGATCTTCGGGGTGAACCTGGACACGGCCGACTATTTCACCATCGCCCTGCTCGCGACAGTCGGCAGCATCGGCGCGGCCGGCATCCCGGGTGCAGGCCTGATCATGATGGCAGCCATCTTCACCGCCGTAGGCGTGCCGCTGGAAACCATCGCCTTCATCGCCGGGGTGGACCGGATCATGGACATGATGCGCACCGCCACCAACGTCACCGGCGATGCCACCGTCGCGGTCACGGTCGGCGTGATGACGGACGAGATCGACAAGGCGGAGATGGTCTCTGCGGACGATGTGTGA
- the dapB gene encoding 4-hydroxy-tetrahydrodipicolinate reductase has product MARIGIIGSEGRMGQAIAEVLAGGEHALAGGVDRGGDVTALAAKADALVDFSSPSALAANLSAARAAGIPVLVGTTGLEGDHHGALDEAATQIPVLQTGNTSLGVTLLAALVKKAAAALGPDWDVEVLEMHHRMKVDAPSGTALLLGEAAAAGREIDLAANIESGRGHDFGGHTGQRSEGAIGFAALRGGTVAGEHSVILAGEQERIVLSHSAENRAIFARGAVRGAAWLIGREAGRYTMNDVLGL; this is encoded by the coding sequence ATGGCACGCATCGGCATCATCGGAAGCGAAGGACGCATGGGACAGGCGATTGCCGAGGTCCTGGCGGGCGGCGAGCATGCGCTCGCAGGCGGCGTCGACCGCGGCGGCGATGTCACTGCGCTGGCGGCGAAGGCAGACGCGCTGGTCGATTTCTCCAGCCCTTCCGCGCTGGCTGCAAACCTCTCTGCGGCGAGGGCGGCAGGCATCCCCGTGCTGGTCGGCACGACCGGCCTGGAGGGCGATCACCACGGCGCGCTGGACGAGGCAGCAACCCAGATTCCCGTGCTGCAGACCGGCAACACCTCGCTCGGCGTGACGCTGCTGGCCGCATTGGTGAAGAAGGCCGCAGCCGCGCTGGGGCCGGACTGGGATGTGGAGGTGCTGGAGATGCACCATCGCATGAAAGTCGATGCCCCCAGCGGTACGGCCCTGCTGCTGGGCGAAGCGGCCGCAGCGGGCCGGGAAATCGACCTCGCCGCCAATATCGAGAGCGGACGCGGGCACGACTTTGGCGGTCACACCGGCCAGCGCAGTGAAGGCGCGATCGGCTTTGCCGCCCTGCGCGGCGGCACGGTGGCGGGCGAGCATTCGGTCATCCTGGCCGGCGAGCAGGAGCGGATCGTCCTGTCCCATTCGGCAGAGAATCGCGCCATCTTCGCGCGCGGCGCAGTGCGCGGGGCGGCTTGGCTGATCGGGCGCGAAGCGGGCCGGTACACGATGAATGACGTGCTCGGGCTTTGA
- a CDS encoding nuclear transport factor 2 family protein has protein sequence MSTPEPVETAKRLYAAFAAGDMDAIAAMLGDDVRWIEAEGGPYEKSNPHIGFEGVLNGVFAPILGEYDDFAATPERFTSEGNRVVSEGRYTGMHKATGAKLNAQFVHSFEMDGDRIKAMQQYTDTYQWRSHAGE, from the coding sequence ATGAGCACTCCAGAACCCGTCGAAACTGCCAAACGACTGTATGCCGCCTTTGCGGCTGGCGACATGGACGCAATTGCGGCCATGCTGGGCGACGATGTCCGCTGGATCGAAGCGGAAGGCGGACCCTACGAAAAGTCCAATCCGCATATCGGGTTCGAGGGCGTCCTGAACGGCGTGTTTGCCCCGATTCTTGGCGAGTATGACGACTTTGCCGCAACGCCGGAGCGGTTCACATCCGAGGGAAACCGCGTGGTCTCGGAAGGGCGCTACACTGGGATGCACAAGGCCACGGGGGCGAAGCTGAATGCGCAATTCGTGCATTCTTTCGAAATGGACGGCGACCGCATCAAGGCGATGCAGCAATATACCGACACCTATCAGTGGCGATCGCACGCGGGCGAATAG
- a CDS encoding OmpA family protein produces the protein MTNHKTAFAKLALAALLAAPAAIPATAQDAYAEQDINVYGTMPTSFEGLQDGPEVEGTITARKGQQVVVRTKEGQRAEVSVAQITDIKARDGFLGLGRNDLDTSALITGLPVKMKTKQWEGGLIATSVRFGSDDYSEVARIHTATDQRFGENEFAIQENAAATEALRGRFGDIDQYNVKSTTNVYFDTGRSNLKGAAATELCQAAQQAAATDNALLLVVGYTDSTGDQDFNQVLSEKRAGRVVNHLQQQCAWKPWRMLTPTGMAEADPAADNSTPAGRAQNRRVSVHVLVSKAVDQG, from the coding sequence ATGACCAATCACAAGACCGCATTCGCGAAGCTGGCGCTTGCCGCGCTGCTCGCCGCACCCGCCGCCATCCCGGCCACTGCGCAGGACGCCTACGCAGAGCAGGACATCAACGTCTACGGCACCATGCCCACCAGCTTCGAAGGCCTGCAGGACGGGCCCGAGGTCGAGGGCACCATCACCGCGCGCAAGGGCCAGCAGGTCGTCGTGCGCACGAAGGAAGGCCAGCGTGCCGAAGTCAGCGTGGCGCAGATCACCGACATCAAGGCGCGCGACGGTTTCCTGGGGCTCGGCCGCAACGATCTGGATACCAGCGCGCTGATCACCGGCCTGCCGGTGAAGATGAAGACCAAGCAGTGGGAAGGCGGCCTGATTGCCACCTCCGTCCGCTTCGGCAGCGACGACTATTCCGAAGTCGCCCGCATCCACACTGCAACGGACCAGCGCTTTGGCGAGAACGAGTTCGCGATCCAGGAAAACGCCGCCGCCACCGAGGCGCTGCGGGGCCGGTTTGGCGATATCGACCAGTACAATGTGAAATCGACCACCAATGTCTATTTCGACACGGGTCGCTCGAACCTGAAGGGCGCTGCCGCAACCGAGCTGTGCCAGGCCGCCCAGCAGGCTGCCGCGACCGACAACGCCCTGCTGCTGGTGGTCGGCTATACCGACTCGACCGGCGACCAGGATTTCAACCAGGTGCTGAGCGAGAAGCGCGCAGGCCGCGTGGTCAATCACCTGCAGCAGCAGTGCGCATGGAAGCCCTGGCGCATGCTCACGCCGACCGGGATGGCCGAGGCCGATCCGGCAGCGGACAATTCCACCCCCGCTGGACGCGCGCAGAACCGCCGCGTGTCCGTGCACGTCCTCGTCAGCAAGGCGGTGGACCAGGGCTGA
- the nth gene encoding endonuclease III: protein MTKDQIFEFFRRLAEDNPSPETELEYGNCYQLVVAVALSAQATDVGVNKATRALFAKVKTPEQMLALGLDGLIQHIKTIGLFNSKAKNVIALSQLLVDEYGSAVPDTREDLVRLPGVGRKTANVVLNCWFGQETFAVDTHILRVGNRTGLAKGKTPEQVEAKLEKRVPAPFRLGAHHWLILHGRYVCKARTPECWRCQVADLCSFRKKVLEKPKGR, encoded by the coding sequence ATGACGAAAGACCAGATTTTCGAGTTTTTCCGGCGGCTGGCGGAGGACAATCCCTCGCCCGAGACGGAGCTGGAATATGGCAATTGCTACCAGCTGGTCGTGGCCGTGGCGCTATCCGCGCAGGCGACCGATGTGGGCGTCAACAAGGCGACCCGCGCGCTGTTCGCCAAGGTAAAAACGCCGGAACAGATGCTGGCGCTGGGGCTGGACGGGCTGATCCAGCACATCAAGACCATCGGCCTGTTCAATTCCAAGGCCAAGAATGTCATCGCGCTGAGCCAGCTGCTGGTGGACGAATATGGCAGCGCGGTGCCGGACACGCGCGAAGACCTCGTCCGGCTGCCCGGCGTCGGGCGCAAGACGGCCAATGTCGTGCTCAATTGCTGGTTCGGGCAGGAAACCTTTGCGGTCGACACGCACATCCTGCGCGTCGGCAACCGCACCGGCCTCGCCAAGGGAAAGACGCCCGAACAGGTGGAAGCCAAACTGGAAAAGCGCGTTCCCGCCCCCTTCCGCCTCGGCGCGCATCACTGGTTGATCCTGCACGGACGATATGTGTGCAAGGCGCGCACGCCCGAATGCTGGCGCTGCCAGGTCGCGGACCTGTGTAGCTTTCGCAAGAAGGTGCTGGAGAAGCCCAAGGGTCGATAG